A single Cryptococcus deuterogattii R265 chromosome 2, complete sequence DNA region contains:
- a CDS encoding C2 domain-containing protein produces the protein MPSQDKPQGGYDSTPLTPSTSRTYTLRITFHKATNLPVADFGSQTSDPFILAQATTSHKLRHSQDPYLRFRTNTVRKTLEPVWEAPWVIAGVPEDGLKLSIRIYDEDPKDHDDRLGKLEINTGPIDEKWQGFKKKSFKVKKTGADLRAYALRWTCVMLAGHDLHAHVVISIEVLGRTKREMGKAYTINGFWWKHYSPVIGCLTGTKARDDQGVERYNFQANEIQLIGPVPNELYHRYVNFKPFVSGMFTAKGIRGKILNRALHHQHERLYNYDRQTEYGVFPETEEGKDPDQDVTKKFLDLVHHDQGARIFTFIITLDGLFRFTETGKEFGIDLLSKHTMHGDVNIYIAWSGEFMVRRLSDPSKSPSDPSQHTHPAEEFPGGPPKSSPPVDPAEYELIIDNDSGTYRPNKDLIPIFRKFLERNLPGLKIVVMACDDDKLKKMKDEQRKTKLKEGDGIVYGQGSVSSLASGSNASISSNDQESLNERARIMQEDRGDSAPSGSKLEKGVEALENPKDTLTSAIGKERQE, from the exons ATGCCATCACAGGACAAGCCGCAAGGAGGATACGATTCGACCCCCCTCACTCCGTCCACATCTCGCACATACACACTTCGCATCACATTTCACAAAGCAACAAATCTGCCAGTCGCAGATTTTGGGTCGCAAACATCTGACCCATTCATTCTCGCTCAGGCAACTACTTCACACAAATTAAGGCACTCTCAAGACCCATACCTGCGCTTCAGGACCAACACTGTCCGTAAAACGCTCGAACCTGTATGGGAAGCTCCTTGGGTTATTGCCGGGGTACCGGAGGACGGATTAAAGCTTAGCATAAGGATTTACGACGAAGACCCAAAGGATCATGATGATCGTCTAGGTAAACTTGAAATCAACACTGGGCCAATAGACGAAAAATGGCAAGGAtttaagaagaagagcttcaAAGTAAAAAAGACAGGAGCCGATCTAAGAGCGTATGCTTTACGCTGGACCTGTGTCATGCTAGCCGGTCATGATCTTCATGCACATGTAGTGATCAGCATTGAAGTGCTAGGCCGAACCAAGAGAGAAATGGGTAAAGCTTACACTATTAATGGGTTTTGGTGGAAACATTACAGTCCAGTGATTGGGTGCCTGACGGGGACAAAAGCTAGGGATGACCAAGGAGTAGAGAGGTACAA TTTCCAGGCCAATGAAATACAGCTCATCGGACCAGTTCCGAACGAGCTCTATCATCGCTATGTGAACTTTAAGCCATTTGTCTCTGGGATGTTCACAGCGAAGGGTATCAGGGGGAAGATCCTGAATAGGGCTTTGCACCATCAGCATGAAAGATTGTACAACTATGATCGCCAAACAGAATATGGAGTCTTTCCtgagacagaagaaggtaaAGATCCTGATCAAGATGTAACCAAAAAGTTCTTGGATTTGGTCCATCATGACCAAGGAGCAAGGATCTTTACTTTTATCATTACCTTGGATGGCCTTTTCCGGTTCACCGAGACTGGAAAAGAATTTGGAATCGATTTGCTGAGCAAACACACTATGCATGGCGATGTCAAC ATTTATATTGCATGGTCGGGGGAATTCATGGTGCGGCGTCTGTCGGATCCCTCAAAGTCTCCTTCCGACCCATCTCAGCACACTCACCCCGCTGAAGAATTTCCTGGTGGTCCCCCAaaatcctctcctcctgtCGACCCGGCTGAATACGAGCTCATTATCGACAACGATTCTGGTACCTACAGACCCAACAAAGATCTCATCCCTATTTTCCGCAAATTCCTCGAACGCAACTTGCCTGGTCTAAAAATCGTTGTCATGGCTTGTGACGACGACAAGctaaagaagatgaaggatgaacAGCGCAAAACGAAGCTCAAGGAGGGTGATGGTATTGTTTACGGGCAAGGCAGTGTATCGAGTTTGGCTAGCGGAAGCAATGCTAGTATAAGCTCGAATGATCAAGAGAGTTTGAATGAGAGGGCCAGAATCATGCAAGAAGATCGTGGGGATAGTGCCCCGTCGGGTAGCAAATTGGAAAAGGGCGTAGAAGCGCTGGAGAACCCAAAGGACACTTTGACAAGCGCGATTGGCAAGGAGAGGCaagagtga
- a CDS encoding chromatin binding protein codes for MSITSTAPPPTATRTPNYVPSSTLSAHSRAITALRFSPDGTLLASAGADGWLHFWHPTSGQHIRGFRAHKAGINDITISPDSLYIATASDDHTSDIHLLHPPPGVTFYPPPLEPSDASDTEDRPVAPVPPQSSVSSSSTVPAIRHLVSHTAAVLSVAFSPKSNLLATGSFDESTIIWDVRRGKVLRQLPAHADAVWCVAWDAEGEMVLTAGADGLIRLWDASTGQCLKTLDNDTNSPISHAAFTPSSVFLQASTLSSTLRIYNIHTGKIIKTIRAPGTFVSERWPCPAVIYEGLPPLSQDNESNGHSDPPKDQKMDVDNAQKDPEPVKPPVAMPNVKTKMRDAWIISGSENGKLIIWDIQSKRVLQVLEGDLSHSCSVVALAVAPDGRTIASGSLEPEKVIKLWRDVE; via the exons ATGTCAATTACATCTACTGCTCCTCCCCCGACCGCAACTCGGACTCCGAACTACGTTCCAAGCTCTACCCTTTCAGCTCACTCTCGGGCCATTACGGCTCTACGATTTTCCCCAGATGGCACGTTACTGGCCAGTGCGGGTGCTGACGGCTGGCTTCACTTCTG GCATCCAACCAGTGGGCAACATATCCGTGGCTTCCGTGCCCACAAAGCAG GTATCAATGACATCACAATATCTCCCGATTCCCTCTACATAGCTACAGCTTCGGATGATCATACTTCAGACATTCACCTTCTGCATCCCCCACCTGGAGTAACTTTCTACCCACCTCCCCTAGAGCCTTCTGATGCGTCTGATACGGAAGACCGCCCTGTAGCACCGGTACCTCCTCAGTCATCTgtgtcatcatcatccacgGTTCCAGCTATACGTCACCTTGTCTCTCACACCGCCGCGGTTCTTTCTGttgccttttctccaaAATCCAATCTCCTCGCGACCGGTAGTTTTGATGAATCAACGATAATATGGGACGTTAGAAGGGGTAAAGTCTTGAGGCAACTACCTGCACATGCAGATGCTGTGTGGTGTGTGGCTTGGGATGCAGAAGGTGAGATGGTGCTCACGGCTGGTGCAGATGGATTAAT ACGACTGTGGGACGCCAGTACCGGACAATGTCTCAAAACCCTAGACAACGACACTAATTCCCCCAT CTCACACGCCGCATTCACGCCGTCGTCTGTTTTCCTACAAGCCTCCACCCTTTCGTCTACTCTGAGAATATATAACATCCACACGGGCAAAATTATCAAGACAATACGCGCTCCTGGCACCTTTGTCAGCGAACGATGGCCTTGTCCCGCTGTCATCTACGAGGGTCTACCACCTCTGTCTCAGGACAATGAGAGCAACGGTCATTCAGATCCGCCGAAAGACCAAAAGATGGATGTGGACAATGCGCAGAAAGATCCAGAACCAGTAAAGCCCCCAGTCGCAATGCCTAATGTCAAGACCAAAATGAGAGATGCTTGGATCATCTCTGGCTCCGAAAATGGTAAATTGATTATCTGGGATATTCAAAGCAAGCGAGTATTGCAAGttttggaaggagatttATCGCATAGTTGCTCTGTTGTTGCTCTCGCT GTTGCGCCGGACGGAAGGACGATTGCAAGTGGATCGCTGGAGCCTGAAAAGGTCATCAAGCTTTGGAGGGATGTAGAATAG
- a CDS encoding cytoplasmic protein: protein MMLPLPTASRKTRPGPYFTSNAAHHHLSSSQQILATLRSRTRLTNLAAALLVLALSGSLLLNLNFIFFPSHSPRYSLGRSYSYATGSGWDDSASPEQLESSIPLSIETTLERDSRYAELDHLIMVPGHAIWLGHDADRAGEDDDWILEPMQKGGSVKTYVKHIERGVEELKADPQSLLVFSGGATRHPPSPPIPESLSYYRLAMALSLIPSTAIADSPKTSPIPLNLRTATEEYALDSYQNLLFSIARFKEVTGNWPQKITVVGYGMKRMRFENLHRAALRFPASAFHYIGIDDSGDTSSHYAGELKYGYLPFLASPSGCHPPLSIKRLLRNPYARYHPYFTSCPELAGLFEWCPAIQTIRADETWDGRSSEVGIGYPGRVPWDDDKEQLTWDRERD from the exons ATGATGCTCCCACTCCCAACTGCGAGCCGCAAGACCCGTCCCGGCCCATACTTCACATCCAACGCcgcccaccaccacctctcGTCCTCGCAGCAGATCCTCGCGACACTCAGGTCGCGCACAAGGCTCACCAACCTCGCTGCAGCCCTGCTTGTGCTGGCACTCTCGGGCTCGCTCctgctcaacctcaactttatcttctttccatcgcACTCTCCGCGGTATTCGCTCGGCCGCTCGTACTCGTACGCAACGGGCTCGGGATGGGACGACTCGGCAAGTCCAGAGCAGCTCGAGTCGTCGATCCCACTGAGCATAGAGACGACGCTCGAGCGGGACTCGCGCTATGCCGAGCTCGACCATCTGATCATGGTCCCTGGCCATGCCATCTGGCTCGGCCACGATGCGGACAGAGcgggagaagatgacgattGGATACTGGAACCCATGCAAAAAGGTGGAAGCGTCAAAACATATGTAAAGCATATCGAACGGGGCGTCGAGGAGCTAAAGGCGGATCCTCAATCacttctcgtcttctctgG AGGAGCCACCAGACATccgccttcaccacctATCCCCGAATCTCTCTCCTACTACCGTCTAGCGATGGCGCTCTCACTCATCCCATCTACTGCTATCGCCGACTCTCCCAAAACCTCGCCTATCCCTCTCAACCTCCGAACAGCAACAGAAGAATACGCCCTCGACAGTTACCAAAActtattgttctccatTGCCCGCTTCAAAGAAGTCACTGGCAACTGGCCACAAAAGATCACCGTCGTCGGGTACGGCATGAAACGAATGCGGTTCGAAAACCTCCACAGGGCAGCACTCCGTTTCCCAGCCTCTGCATTCCACTACATCGGGATAGACGATTCGGGCGATACATCGTCCCATTATGCCGGTGAACTCAAATACGGAtacctccccttcctcgcctCCCCCTCTGGCTGCCACCCGCCCCTATCGATCAAACGTCTCCTCAGGAACCCGTACGCCCGGTACCATCCGTACTTTACAAGCTGTCCCGAACTCGCCGGCTTGTTCGAATGGTGTCCCGCGATACAGACTATCAGGGCGGACGAAACgtgggatgggaggagtTCAGAGGTTGGGATAGGTTATCCCGGCAGGGTGCCGTGGGACGACGACAAGGAGCAACTTACCTGGGATAGAGAGAGGGATTAA